The following are encoded together in the Glycine soja cultivar W05 chromosome 5, ASM419377v2, whole genome shotgun sequence genome:
- the LOC114413413 gene encoding uncharacterized protein LOC114413413 isoform X1, whose protein sequence is MKCRSVACIWSGTPFPHRVTAVAALTEPPTPTFYTAGSDGSVIWWTLSNSTSTSPPQLKAVGVLCGHAAPITDLAVCSPVADAENGYGPSGSKFSALISACCDGFLCVWSKNSGHCRCRRKLPPWVGTPRIIRTLPSTPRYVCIACSFEASEGVIDRETKPRKPPKCTILIVDSYSLSITQTVFHGSLSIGPIRFMALVLGDDEKRNSVFVADSAGRQQTVLISEDQGESLASSLGDKGQLESSFCYEGLSGVEQIVSVLTYGNVVAFILRDRCVFRLLNGDSVIGEVSFLDSLLCLDQGSAQMYAIGGIFLESDYVGNICNANEYGNSITVQFAVWNNVGYAVIYNVLYQNDVFKCELHSDIPGTHYQPDMRLSVFFLQVNQHLVCVKSVCLNHEEPLLWRPLATIWSLHDFDDEPGRLYRQCRRISDGISFIDWFDNSSQLKGLDGLETMPTFGVSPSSDDVDNTHVDSMSNYYAYKGKVVSSSMIISENLFTPYAVVYGFLSGEIEVVRFDLFQGISLDNASSNPDEKSTACKQCFSGHTGAVLCLAAHQKMGSAKSWNFKRVLVSGSMDCTIRIWDLDTGSLIMVMHHHVAPVRQIILPPSLTVHPWSDCFLSVGEDACVALVSLETLRVERMFPGHMNYPSKVLWDGARGYISCLCQTHYGTSDATDILCIWDVKTGSRERVLRGTAAHSMFDHFCKSISMNSISGTLLNGNTSVSSLLLPIVDDARLSNSPLNRSDNLLTSTRSSPNIPNMTELNSSKTNAGKGNPVKPNSSSLIGLLSSKLPIKCSSPFPGIVSLCFDLASLMLSYPKNESMENGGGKPVNINMKQQGVQEQNPSYHNPETVEGHDLVSLFEEYLLRYSLSFLHLWSVDRELDNLLISEMKLRRPENFIVASGLQGDKGSLTLTFPAQSATLELWKSSSEFCAMRSLTMVSLAQRLISLSHSGSAASSALAAFYTRNFLENFPDVKPPSLQLLVAFWQDESEHVRMAARSIFHCAASHCIPLPLCNSKPTESNNMSSQTGSRDKHLGNMTEESISPKEEKQGISQDEESKILAWLESFEVQDWNSCVGGTSQDAMTSHIIVAGALAIWYPSLVKPSLAMLVVHPLMKLAMAMNEKYSSTAAELLAEGMESTWKECIVSEIPRLIGDIFFQVELSGPSLVKEISDASFSIKKTLVEVLLPSLAMADIPGFLTVIESQIWSTASDSPVHMVSLLTLIRIMRGSPKNLAQYLDKVVNFILQTIDPSNSVMRKTCFQSSMTTLKEVVRVYPMVAVTDSWTKLAVGDVIGEINNAGIRVYDMQSVTMVKVLDASGPPGLPTLLPAATSGTMLTTAISALSFSPDGEGLVAFSENGLLIRWWSLGSFWWEKLSRNFVPVQCTKLIFVPPWEGFSPNSSRSSIMANILETDRQMNFQDNVRDSNHGDSPKHALHSLDLSYRLEWVEGRKVLLTRHGHQLGTFQL, encoded by the exons ATGAAGTGCAGATCGGTGGCGTGCATATGGTCCGGCACGCCCTTCCCTCACCGCGTTACCGCCGTCGCCGCTTTAACCGAACCTCCGACTCCCACCTTTTACACCGCCGGATCCGATGGCTCTGTCATCTGGTGGACCCTCTCCAATTCCACTTCCACTTCCCCACCG CAACTTAAGGCGGTGGGCGTGTTGTGCGGTCACGCCGCACCGATCACCGATCTCGCCGTTTGTAGTCCCGTCGCTGACGCAGAAAACGGTTACGGTCCAAGTGGAAGTAAGTTCAGTGCGTTGATTAGTGCGTGTTGCGAtggttttttgtgtgtgtggagCAAAAACAGTGGTCATTGCCGGTGCAGGAGGAAATTGCCACCTTGGGTTGGCACTCCCCGCATAATTCGAACTTTGCCTTCAACGCCTAGATATGTGTGTATAGCGTGTTCTTTCGAGGCAAGTGAAGGAGTAATTGATAGAGAAACTAAGCCTAGGAAGCCTCCTAAGTGCACTATTCTTATCGTGGACTCGTATTCGCTTTCCATTACTCAGACCGTATTTCATGGAAGTCTATCCATTGGCCCAATTAGGTTTATGGCACTAGTGTTAGGTGATGACGAGAAGAGGAATTCGGTTTTCGTGGCTGATTCTGCTGGGAGGCAGCAGACGGTTTTGATATCGGAGGATCAAGGGGAAAGCTTGGCGAGTTCCCTTGGAGATAAAGGTCAATTGGAGAGTTCTTTTTGCTATGAGGGATTGAGTGGCGTGGAGCAAATTGTTTCGGTTTTAACGTATGGGAATGTTGTTGCTTTTATATTGAGAGATAGGTGTGTGTTTAGGTTGTTGAATGGTGATAGTGTGATTGGAGAGGTTTCTTTTTTGGACAGCCTATTATGTTTGGATCAGGGTTCTGCTCAAATGTATGCTATTGGTGGGATTTTTCTTGAAAGTGATTATGTGGGGAATATATGCAATGCCAATGAATATGGAAACTCGATTACAGTACAATTTGCTGTGTGGAATAATGTAGGTTATGCAGTTATATATAATGTGTTGTACCAGAATGATGTTTTTAAATGTGAACTTCATTCTGATATTCCTGGTACTCATTATCAACCTGATATGAGATTATCTGTCTTTTTCCTACAAGTAaatcagcatcttgtttgtgTCAAGTCAGTTTGCCTTAATCATGAGGAGCCTTTACTATGGAGACCACTTGCCACAATCTGGTCGctgcatgattttgatgatgaacCTGGTAGATTGTACCGTCAATGCAGAAGGATCAGTGATGGTATATCTTTCATCGACTGGTTTGATAATTCATCTCAGCTCAAGGGACTGGATGGGCTAGAGACTATGCCTACTTTTGGTGTGAGTCCAAGTTCTGATGATGTAGACAACACACATGTGGATAGCATGAGTAATTATTATGCTTACAAGGGGAAGGTTGTTTCTTCTTCCATGATTATCTCTGAGAACCTCTTTACTCCGTATGCTGTTGTATATGGTTTTTTAAGTGGAGAAATAGAGGTTGTAAGATTTGATCTGTTTCAAGGGATTAGCTTGGACAATGCAAGTTCCAATCCTGATGAAAAGTCAACTGCATGCAAACAGTGCTTCTCAGGACATACAGGTGCTGTACTTTGTTTGGCAGCGCATCAAAAGATGGGTAGTGCCAAAAGCTGGAACTTTAAACGGGTTTTGGTGTCTGGAAGTATGGATTGCACGATTCGTATATGGGATCTTGACACCGGCAGTCTTATCATGGTAATGCATCATCATGTGGCTCCTGTGCGTCAAATTATTCTTCCCCCATCTTTGACTGTGCATCCTTGGAGTGATTGCTTCCTTTCAGTTGGAGAGGATGCATGTGTTGCTCTTGTTTCTCTTGAGACTCTGCGAGTGGAGAGAATGTTTCCTGGACACATGAACTATCCTTCTAAAGTTTTATGGGATGGAGCAAGAGGTTATATTTCCTGTCTCTGTCAAACACATTACGGAACTTCTGATGCTACTGATATATTATGCATTTGGGATGTAAAGACAGGTTCACGCGAGCGAGTCCTGCGTGGGACAGCTGCACATTCAATGTTTGAtcatttttgtaaaagcatcAGCATGAATTCCATATCTGGCACATTGCTGAATGGAAATACATCAGTCTCTTCATTACTTCTTCCAATAGTTGATGATGCAAGGCTCTCTAACTCCCCCTTAAATCGGTCAGACAACTTGCTTACTTCAACAAGGTCGTCACCAAATATTCCAAATATGACTGAGCTGAATTCTTCCAAAACAAATGCAGGTAAAGGAAATCCAGTGAAGCCAAATTCATCCTCTCTGATTGGTCTTTTGAGTAGCAAGCTTCCTATCAAATGCTCTAGCCCATTCCCAGGGATTGTGTCTCTGTGTTTTGATCTTGCATCGTTGATGCTCTCTTATCCAAAGAATGAGTCCATGGAAAATGGTGGTGGCAAGCCAGTGAATATCAATATGAAGCAGCAGGGAGTTCAGGAGCAAAATCCCAGCTACCATAATCCAGAAACTGTAGAGGGGCATGACTTGGTTAGCCTATTTGAAGAATACTTACTTCGATATAGCTTGTCATTTCTACATTTGTGGAGTGTAGACAGGGAGCTTGATAATTTGCTGATAAGTGAAATGAAGCTGAGGAGACCAGAAAATTTTATAGTAGCTTCTGGTCTGCAGGGGGATAAAGGGTCATTGACATTGACGTTTCCTGCTCAGAGTGCTACTCTTGAG CTTTGGAAATCATCATCTGAATTTTGTGCAATGAGGTCATTGACGATGGTGTCCCTTGCCCAACGTTTGATTAGCTTGTCTCATTCTGGTTCTGCAGCCAGCAG TGCTTTAGCAGCCTTTTATACTCGGAATTTCCTGGAAAATTTTCCAGATGTGAAGCCACCTTCATTACAG CTCTTGGTGGCTTTTTGGCAAGATGAAAGTGAACATGTGCGTATGGCTGCACGCTCTATATTTCATTGTGCTGCCTCTCATTGTATTCCTCTACCTCTATGCAATTCAAAACCTACCGAGTCAAACAATATGAGTTCCCAAACTGGAAGTAGAGACAAACATCTAGGAAATATGACAGAAGAAAGTATATCTCCTAAGGAAGAAAAGCAAGGAATTTCCCAAGATGAGGAATCCAAGATACTTGCTTGGTTAGAATCATTTGAAGTTCAAGATTGGAATTCTTGTGTTGGTGGAACAAGTCAGGATGCAATGACATCTCACATTATTGTTGCTGGTGCACTGGCTATCTGGTATCCTAGTCTTGTAAAACCAAGTCTTGCCATGCTAGTTGTTCATCCGTTAATGAAGTTGGCTATGGCCATGAATGAGAAATACAGCTCCACTGCTGCTGAGCTCCTTGCAGAGGGCATGGAAAGTACATGGAAAGAATGCATTGTCTCTGAGATTCCTCGTCTGATTGGGGATATTTTTTTCCAAGTAGAGTTGAGTGGTCCATCTTTAGTGAAAGAAATTTCAGATGCATCTTTTTCTATTAAGAAGACTTTGGTGGAGGTTCTTCTTCCAAGTTTAGCTATGGCTGATATACCAGGCTTTCTAACTGTGATTGAAAGCCAAATTTGGTCTACTGCATCTGATTCACCAGTTCACATGGTGTCCTTGTTGACTCTTATAAGGATCATGCGTGGTTCTCCAAAGAATTTGGCTCAATACCTTGACAAG GTGGTCAACTTCATTTTACAGACTATAGATCCAAGCAACTCAGTCATGCGGAAGACATGCTTTCAGAGTTCAATGACAACTTTAAAGGAAGTTGTACGTGTATATCCCATGGTGGCTGTCACTGATTCATGGACCAAACTAGCAGTTGGAGATGTGATTGGAGAAATTAACAATGCAGGCATTAGGGTTTATGATATGCAAAG TGTGACAATGGTAAAGGTTTTGGATGCAAGTGGGCCTCCTGGACTTCCAACTCTGCTCCCAGCAGCAACATCAGGAACAATGTTGACTACTGCAATTTCAGCACTGAGCTTTTCACCAGATGGAGAG GGGCTGGTTGCTTTTTCTGAAAATGGGCTACTGATTAGATGGTGGTCACTGGGATCTTTTTGGTGGGAGAAACTAAGCCGGAACTTTGTTCCTGTCCAGTGCACCAAACTAATATTTGTTCCTCCTTGGGAAGGATTTTCACCTAATTCATCAAGGTCAAGCATAATGGCCAATATTTTGGAAACTGACAGGCAGATGAACTTTCAG GATAATGTGAGGGATTCAAACCACGGGGACAGTCCGAAACACGCGCTTCATAGTTTGGACCTCTCCTATAGACTAGAATGGGTTGAGGGGCGGAAAGTACTTCTTACAAGGCATGGTCATCAATTGGGCACTTTTCAGTTATAG
- the LOC114413413 gene encoding uncharacterized protein LOC114413413 isoform X2 — protein MKCRSVACIWSGTPFPHRVTAVAALTEPPTPTFYTAGSDGSVIWWTLSNSTSTSPPQLKAVGVLCGHAAPITDLAVCSPVADAENGYGPSGSKFSALISACCDGFLCVWSKNSGHCRCRRKLPPWVGTPRIIRTLPSTPRYVCIACSFEASEGVIDRETKPRKPPKCTILIVDSYSLSITQTVFHGSLSIGPIRFMALVLGDDEKRNSVFVADSAGRQQTVLISEDQGESLASSLGDKGQLESSFCYEGLSGVEQIVSVLTYGNVVAFILRDRCVFRLLNGDSVIGEVSFLDSLLCLDQGSAQMYAIGGIFLESDYVGNICNANEYGNSITVQFAVWNNVGYAVIYNVLYQNDVFKCELHSDIPGTHYQPDMRLSVFFLQVNQHLVCVKSVCLNHEEPLLWRPLATIWSLHDFDDEPGRLYRQCRRISDGISFIDWFDNSSQLKGLDGLETMPTFGVSPSSDDVDNTHVDSMSNYYAYKGKVVSSSMIISENLFTPYAVVYGFLSGEIEVVRFDLFQGISLDNASSNPDEKSTACKQCFSGHTGAVLCLAAHQKMGSAKSWNFKRVLVSGSMDCTIRIWDLDTGSLIMVMHHHVAPVRQIILPPSLTVHPWSDCFLSVGEDACVALVSLETLRVERMFPGHMNYPSKVLWDGARGYISCLCQTHYGTSDATDILCIWDVKTGSRERVLRGTAAHSMFDHFCKSISMNSISGTLLNGNTSVSSLLLPIVDDARLSNSPLNRSDNLLTSTRSSPNIPNMTELNSSKTNAGKGNPVKPNSSSLIGLLSSKLPIKCSSPFPGIVSLCFDLASLMLSYPKNESMENGGGKPVNINMKQQGVQEQNPSYHNPETVEGHDLVSLFEEYLLRYSLSFLHLWSVDRELDNLLISEMKLRRPENFIVASGLQGDKGSLTLTFPAQSATLELWKSSSEFCAMRSLTMVSLAQRLISLSHSGSAASSALAAFYTRNFLENFPDVKPPSLQLLVAFWQDESEHVRMAARSIFHCAASHCIPLPLCNSKPTESNNMSSQTGSRDKHLGNMTEESISPKEEKQGISQDEESKILAWLESFEVQDWNSCVGGTSQDAMTSHIIVAGALAIWYPSLVKPSLAMLVVHPLMKLAMAMNEKYSSTAAELLAEGMESTWKECIVSEIPRLIGDIFFQVELSGPSLVKEISDASFSIKKTLVEVLLPSLAMADIPGFLTVIESQIWSTASDSPVHMVSLLTLIRIMRGSPKNLAQYLDKICRWSTSFYRL, from the exons ATGAAGTGCAGATCGGTGGCGTGCATATGGTCCGGCACGCCCTTCCCTCACCGCGTTACCGCCGTCGCCGCTTTAACCGAACCTCCGACTCCCACCTTTTACACCGCCGGATCCGATGGCTCTGTCATCTGGTGGACCCTCTCCAATTCCACTTCCACTTCCCCACCG CAACTTAAGGCGGTGGGCGTGTTGTGCGGTCACGCCGCACCGATCACCGATCTCGCCGTTTGTAGTCCCGTCGCTGACGCAGAAAACGGTTACGGTCCAAGTGGAAGTAAGTTCAGTGCGTTGATTAGTGCGTGTTGCGAtggttttttgtgtgtgtggagCAAAAACAGTGGTCATTGCCGGTGCAGGAGGAAATTGCCACCTTGGGTTGGCACTCCCCGCATAATTCGAACTTTGCCTTCAACGCCTAGATATGTGTGTATAGCGTGTTCTTTCGAGGCAAGTGAAGGAGTAATTGATAGAGAAACTAAGCCTAGGAAGCCTCCTAAGTGCACTATTCTTATCGTGGACTCGTATTCGCTTTCCATTACTCAGACCGTATTTCATGGAAGTCTATCCATTGGCCCAATTAGGTTTATGGCACTAGTGTTAGGTGATGACGAGAAGAGGAATTCGGTTTTCGTGGCTGATTCTGCTGGGAGGCAGCAGACGGTTTTGATATCGGAGGATCAAGGGGAAAGCTTGGCGAGTTCCCTTGGAGATAAAGGTCAATTGGAGAGTTCTTTTTGCTATGAGGGATTGAGTGGCGTGGAGCAAATTGTTTCGGTTTTAACGTATGGGAATGTTGTTGCTTTTATATTGAGAGATAGGTGTGTGTTTAGGTTGTTGAATGGTGATAGTGTGATTGGAGAGGTTTCTTTTTTGGACAGCCTATTATGTTTGGATCAGGGTTCTGCTCAAATGTATGCTATTGGTGGGATTTTTCTTGAAAGTGATTATGTGGGGAATATATGCAATGCCAATGAATATGGAAACTCGATTACAGTACAATTTGCTGTGTGGAATAATGTAGGTTATGCAGTTATATATAATGTGTTGTACCAGAATGATGTTTTTAAATGTGAACTTCATTCTGATATTCCTGGTACTCATTATCAACCTGATATGAGATTATCTGTCTTTTTCCTACAAGTAaatcagcatcttgtttgtgTCAAGTCAGTTTGCCTTAATCATGAGGAGCCTTTACTATGGAGACCACTTGCCACAATCTGGTCGctgcatgattttgatgatgaacCTGGTAGATTGTACCGTCAATGCAGAAGGATCAGTGATGGTATATCTTTCATCGACTGGTTTGATAATTCATCTCAGCTCAAGGGACTGGATGGGCTAGAGACTATGCCTACTTTTGGTGTGAGTCCAAGTTCTGATGATGTAGACAACACACATGTGGATAGCATGAGTAATTATTATGCTTACAAGGGGAAGGTTGTTTCTTCTTCCATGATTATCTCTGAGAACCTCTTTACTCCGTATGCTGTTGTATATGGTTTTTTAAGTGGAGAAATAGAGGTTGTAAGATTTGATCTGTTTCAAGGGATTAGCTTGGACAATGCAAGTTCCAATCCTGATGAAAAGTCAACTGCATGCAAACAGTGCTTCTCAGGACATACAGGTGCTGTACTTTGTTTGGCAGCGCATCAAAAGATGGGTAGTGCCAAAAGCTGGAACTTTAAACGGGTTTTGGTGTCTGGAAGTATGGATTGCACGATTCGTATATGGGATCTTGACACCGGCAGTCTTATCATGGTAATGCATCATCATGTGGCTCCTGTGCGTCAAATTATTCTTCCCCCATCTTTGACTGTGCATCCTTGGAGTGATTGCTTCCTTTCAGTTGGAGAGGATGCATGTGTTGCTCTTGTTTCTCTTGAGACTCTGCGAGTGGAGAGAATGTTTCCTGGACACATGAACTATCCTTCTAAAGTTTTATGGGATGGAGCAAGAGGTTATATTTCCTGTCTCTGTCAAACACATTACGGAACTTCTGATGCTACTGATATATTATGCATTTGGGATGTAAAGACAGGTTCACGCGAGCGAGTCCTGCGTGGGACAGCTGCACATTCAATGTTTGAtcatttttgtaaaagcatcAGCATGAATTCCATATCTGGCACATTGCTGAATGGAAATACATCAGTCTCTTCATTACTTCTTCCAATAGTTGATGATGCAAGGCTCTCTAACTCCCCCTTAAATCGGTCAGACAACTTGCTTACTTCAACAAGGTCGTCACCAAATATTCCAAATATGACTGAGCTGAATTCTTCCAAAACAAATGCAGGTAAAGGAAATCCAGTGAAGCCAAATTCATCCTCTCTGATTGGTCTTTTGAGTAGCAAGCTTCCTATCAAATGCTCTAGCCCATTCCCAGGGATTGTGTCTCTGTGTTTTGATCTTGCATCGTTGATGCTCTCTTATCCAAAGAATGAGTCCATGGAAAATGGTGGTGGCAAGCCAGTGAATATCAATATGAAGCAGCAGGGAGTTCAGGAGCAAAATCCCAGCTACCATAATCCAGAAACTGTAGAGGGGCATGACTTGGTTAGCCTATTTGAAGAATACTTACTTCGATATAGCTTGTCATTTCTACATTTGTGGAGTGTAGACAGGGAGCTTGATAATTTGCTGATAAGTGAAATGAAGCTGAGGAGACCAGAAAATTTTATAGTAGCTTCTGGTCTGCAGGGGGATAAAGGGTCATTGACATTGACGTTTCCTGCTCAGAGTGCTACTCTTGAG CTTTGGAAATCATCATCTGAATTTTGTGCAATGAGGTCATTGACGATGGTGTCCCTTGCCCAACGTTTGATTAGCTTGTCTCATTCTGGTTCTGCAGCCAGCAG TGCTTTAGCAGCCTTTTATACTCGGAATTTCCTGGAAAATTTTCCAGATGTGAAGCCACCTTCATTACAG CTCTTGGTGGCTTTTTGGCAAGATGAAAGTGAACATGTGCGTATGGCTGCACGCTCTATATTTCATTGTGCTGCCTCTCATTGTATTCCTCTACCTCTATGCAATTCAAAACCTACCGAGTCAAACAATATGAGTTCCCAAACTGGAAGTAGAGACAAACATCTAGGAAATATGACAGAAGAAAGTATATCTCCTAAGGAAGAAAAGCAAGGAATTTCCCAAGATGAGGAATCCAAGATACTTGCTTGGTTAGAATCATTTGAAGTTCAAGATTGGAATTCTTGTGTTGGTGGAACAAGTCAGGATGCAATGACATCTCACATTATTGTTGCTGGTGCACTGGCTATCTGGTATCCTAGTCTTGTAAAACCAAGTCTTGCCATGCTAGTTGTTCATCCGTTAATGAAGTTGGCTATGGCCATGAATGAGAAATACAGCTCCACTGCTGCTGAGCTCCTTGCAGAGGGCATGGAAAGTACATGGAAAGAATGCATTGTCTCTGAGATTCCTCGTCTGATTGGGGATATTTTTTTCCAAGTAGAGTTGAGTGGTCCATCTTTAGTGAAAGAAATTTCAGATGCATCTTTTTCTATTAAGAAGACTTTGGTGGAGGTTCTTCTTCCAAGTTTAGCTATGGCTGATATACCAGGCTTTCTAACTGTGATTGAAAGCCAAATTTGGTCTACTGCATCTGATTCACCAGTTCACATGGTGTCCTTGTTGACTCTTATAAGGATCATGCGTGGTTCTCCAAAGAATTTGGCTCAATACCTTGACAAG ATCTGCAGGTGGTCAACTTCATTTTACAGACTATAG
- the LOC114413414 gene encoding serine/threonine-protein phosphatase PP1-like produces the protein MDENLLDDIIRRLVAAKNGRTTKQVQLTEAEIRQLCVSSKEIFLSQPNLLELEAPIKICGDVHGQYSDLLRLFEYGGYPPEANYLFLGDYVDRGKQSIETICLLLAYKIKYKENFFLLRGNHECASINRIYGFYDECKRRFNVRLWKTFTDCFNCLPVAALIDEKILCMHGGLSPDLKHLDQIRSIARPIDVPDHGLLCDLLWADPDKDLDGWGENDRGVSFTFGADTVVEFLEHHDLDLICRAHQVVEDGYEFFAKRQLVTIFSAPNYCGEFDNAGAMMSVDDTLTCSFQILKSSEKKGKGGFGINTSRPGTPPHKGGKN, from the exons ATGGACGAGAACCTGCTCGACGATATTATCCGGAGGCTCGTCGCGGCGAAGAACGGTAGAACGACGAAGCAGGTGCAGCTTACGGAGGCAGAAATTCGACAACTCTGTGTTTCCTCCAAAGAGATCTTTCTCAGTCAACCTAATCTTCTCGAACTCGAGGCTCCTATTAAGATTTGTG GAGATGTTCATGGCCAATACTCAGATCTTTTAAGGTTGTTCGAATATGGGGGATACCCACCTGaagcaaattatttatttctcgGAGATTATGTTGATCGTGGTAAGCAGAGCATAGAGACAATATGTTTACTCCTCGCCTACAAGATCAAATACAAGGAGAATTTCTTTCTTCTCAGGGGCAACCATGAGTGTGCATCCATCAATCGTATATATGGTTTCTATGATGAGTGTAAGAGGAGGTTTAATGTTCGCCTCTGGAAGACATTTACTGATTGCTTTAATTGCCTTCCTGTCGCTGCTCTGATAGATGAGAAGATCCTTTGCATGCATGGTGGACTATCGCCTGATCTTAAACACTTGGATCAGATTCGAAGTATTGCTCGTCCTATTGATGTGCCAGATCATGGCCTTCTATGTGACCTTCTATGGGCTGATCCTGATAAAGATCTTGATGGGTGGGGAGAAAATGACCGAGGTGTATCATTTACATTTGGGGCTGACaccgttgttgaatttcttgAACATCATGATCTCGATCTGATTTGCAGAGCTCACCAG GTTGTAGAGGATGGATATGAGTTTTTTGCCAAGCGTCAGCTGGTGACGATATTCTCCGCACCAAATTACTGCGGTGAATTTGATAATGCTGGTGCTATGATGAGTGTGGATGACACCTTGACATGCTCTTTCCAAATACTTAAATCTTCTGAAAAGAAAGGGAAAGGTGGATTTGGCATCAACACATCAAGACCAGGAACTCCACCCCATAAG GGTGGGAAGAATTAA